A single Mangrovimonas sp. YM274 DNA region contains:
- a CDS encoding glycosyltransferase family 39 protein: MLKKLQHNPIIVLLLFVLIMLGFTIHYLPVSIMEARNFITAREMLTDGNWLLTTMNGEARYQKPPLPTWFSAIFALIFGITKLTALRFPAIIFIALTGIFAYLLSKQLTKNKLHSSINALIVVTSFYVIGITIEAPWDIFTHGFMLMGIYFLFHFFQAQKTSYKHVIIAGIMLGGSILCKGPVSFYALLLPFLIAYGITYKYKDITKKIPALVLFLIIGLTIGGWWYLYVRLIDPATFTKVAERETSNWGSYNVRPFYYYWSFFTQSGIWTIPAFIGLLYPYLKSRVSNLKAYRFSFYWTIFAVILLSIIPEKKSRYLMPVLIPLAINTGFYMEYLFRRFKELKDKRETIPVYFNFGLIALIGLAFPFVAYFFLGSNISNHWFSYILTSIIVFTLGIGIVIQLKKKNFPNVFFFTVLFFASLFLTGLPLANALKGSNYNPVSNLKAEADAEQLPVYWLGYISPEVIWQFGDKIPSLKTEDGSFQLPNTEAFGLLTQKLSPEDEAFLSSHYNIEFQTFYDLNLADETSKKHNSRLTNDYYILRKK, from the coding sequence ATGCTCAAAAAACTTCAACATAACCCAATTATAGTACTTCTTTTGTTTGTATTGATTATGTTGGGATTCACCATACATTACCTTCCTGTTAGCATTATGGAGGCTCGTAATTTTATTACTGCCCGAGAAATGTTGACTGATGGCAATTGGCTTTTAACCACCATGAACGGCGAAGCCCGTTACCAAAAACCGCCCTTACCAACATGGTTTTCGGCGATTTTTGCACTTATCTTTGGAATCACAAAATTGACTGCCCTTAGGTTCCCTGCCATTATTTTTATTGCTCTTACAGGAATTTTCGCCTACCTCCTTTCAAAACAGCTCACAAAAAATAAATTACATAGCTCCATCAATGCTTTAATTGTGGTGACCTCTTTCTATGTTATAGGGATTACTATCGAGGCTCCCTGGGACATCTTTACCCACGGCTTTATGCTTATGGGTATTTATTTTCTATTTCATTTTTTTCAAGCTCAAAAAACGAGTTACAAACATGTCATCATAGCGGGGATTATGTTGGGAGGCTCTATTCTTTGCAAAGGGCCAGTATCTTTTTATGCCCTATTACTTCCCTTTCTGATAGCTTATGGAATTACTTACAAATACAAAGACATTACAAAGAAAATTCCAGCGCTTGTGCTCTTCCTTATTATTGGTCTTACTATTGGAGGCTGGTGGTACCTATATGTTAGACTCATTGATCCTGCTACTTTTACAAAAGTGGCTGAAAGAGAAACCAGTAATTGGGGCAGCTATAACGTGAGACCATTTTATTACTATTGGAGTTTTTTCACCCAGAGCGGAATTTGGACGATTCCGGCTTTTATTGGATTGCTTTATCCGTATTTAAAATCTCGCGTTTCAAATTTAAAAGCCTACCGTTTTAGCTTTTATTGGACGATTTTTGCCGTTATTCTACTCTCTATCATACCAGAAAAAAAATCCAGGTATTTGATGCCTGTACTTATTCCATTAGCTATCAATACTGGATTTTATATGGAATATCTATTTAGAAGATTTAAGGAACTTAAGGACAAACGAGAAACCATTCCTGTGTATTTCAATTTTGGATTGATTGCACTCATTGGGCTAGCGTTTCCATTTGTAGCCTATTTCTTTTTAGGCTCCAACATTTCCAACCATTGGTTTTCGTATATCTTGACTTCTATTATTGTCTTCACCTTGGGGATTGGCATTGTAATTCAATTGAAAAAGAAGAACTTTCCCAATGTATTCTTTTTTACGGTCCTGTTTTTTGCCTCGTTATTTCTTACGGGACTACCCTTGGCAAATGCTCTTAAAGGATCTAACTACAACCCCGTTTCCAATTTGAAAGCCGAAGCGGATGCAGAGCAGCTTCCTGTGTATTGGTTAGGCTATATTTCCCCTGAAGTTATTTGGCAGTTCGGTGATAAGATCCCATCGTTGAAAACCGAAGACGGCTCATTTCAGCTTCCAAATACTGAAGCATTTGGACTGTTAACCCAAAAGTTATCTCCTGAAGACGAAGCCTTTTTATCCAGCCATTACAACATTGAGTTTCAAACCTTTTACGACTTGAACCTTGCCGACGAAACTTCTAAAAAGCATAACAGCAGATTAACTAACGATTACTATATCCTTAGGAAGAAATAA
- a CDS encoding lipid-A-disaccharide synthase N-terminal domain-containing protein — protein MSDWLIYSIGFIAQTLFSSRLIIQWVTSEKQQKVITPTLFWTLSLIASFLLFVYGYLRNDFAIMLGQGLTYYIYIRNLQLQGEWQKLFKPLQYFLLGFPILIVIYYYNNNVIDKELLFKNEAIPFWLLLLGIVSQVIFTLRFVYQWMYSERRKQSELPFGFWLLSLIGSLLILIYAIFRKDPVLFTGHSLGSFIYARNLLLIKKSNAQKTST, from the coding sequence ATGAGCGATTGGCTAATATATAGCATCGGATTTATAGCCCAAACCTTGTTTTCCTCTAGGTTGATCATTCAATGGGTAACCTCCGAAAAACAGCAAAAAGTCATTACGCCAACCCTATTTTGGACCCTAAGCCTTATTGCATCCTTTTTACTTTTTGTCTATGGATATTTACGAAATGATTTTGCTATCATGCTTGGTCAGGGGCTTACCTACTACATCTATATTCGTAATTTGCAATTACAGGGTGAGTGGCAAAAACTGTTTAAACCACTTCAATATTTTCTATTGGGATTCCCTATTTTAATTGTAATCTATTATTATAACAACAATGTTATTGACAAGGAATTACTATTTAAAAACGAAGCTATCCCTTTTTGGCTATTACTGTTAGGTATTGTTTCGCAAGTAATTTTTACGCTTCGGTTTGTATACCAATGGATGTATTCCGAACGAAGAAAACAATCGGAGTTACCTTTTGGGTTCTGGCTTTTAAGCCTTATCGGTTCTTTGCTCATTTTAATCTATGCCATCTTCAGAAAAGACCCTGTGCTTTTTACAGGCCATAGTTTGGGATCCTTTATCTATGCCAGAAATTTACTTTTAATAAAAAAATCCAATGCTCAAAAAACTTCAACATAA
- a CDS encoding glycosyltransferase family 2 protein, with product MHYKFTIIVPVYNEEDNLERVEQELLAYTKIATLPSCVLFVNDGSKDNSQELIETICNKHEAFNYILFKENRGLSAAIKAGFDHADTELVGYIDSDLQTDPKDFNLLLEHIGDYDLVTGVRADRKDSFVKNMSSKIANGIRRTFTHDGMDDTGCPLKVIKADYAKRIPMFKGLHRFLPAMILLQNGKILQVPVKHFPRIAGTAKFGLWNRLIGPLMDCFAYLWMKKKYINYTVSKSSK from the coding sequence ATGCATTACAAATTTACCATAATTGTTCCTGTTTACAATGAAGAAGATAATTTAGAGCGGGTGGAACAGGAATTATTGGCCTATACCAAAATTGCAACCCTTCCTAGCTGTGTATTATTTGTAAATGATGGATCCAAGGACAATAGCCAGGAACTCATTGAAACTATCTGTAACAAGCATGAGGCCTTTAATTATATACTTTTCAAGGAAAATAGAGGTCTAAGTGCGGCTATTAAAGCTGGTTTTGATCATGCCGATACCGAATTGGTGGGCTATATAGATTCTGATCTACAGACAGACCCAAAAGATTTTAATTTGCTTTTGGAGCATATAGGAGACTACGACCTGGTTACTGGTGTAAGAGCCGACAGAAAGGATTCCTTTGTTAAAAATATGTCCTCCAAAATTGCCAATGGCATTAGAAGAACTTTCACTCACGATGGTATGGACGATACGGGGTGCCCCCTGAAAGTCATTAAAGCGGATTATGCCAAAAGAATTCCCATGTTTAAAGGACTTCACCGCTTTTTACCAGCTATGATCTTGCTACAAAACGGGAAGATTTTGCAAGTGCCGGTAAAGCATTTCCCTAGAATTGCCGGGACCGCAAAATTTGGGCTTTGGAATAGGCTTATTGGCCCCTTAATGGATTGCTTTGCCTATTTATGGATGAAGAAAAAGTACATCAACTATACGGTTTCCAAATCAAGTAAATGA
- a CDS encoding NAD(P)-dependent oxidoreductase, with protein MKILVTGAAGFIGSHTAERLRSLGHEVIGVDNFCPYYSVTSKEKNAEVLAKVGVSILKKDLRDETLSEVLPTDIDYIFHFAAQPGISTTSTFEDYLSNNILATKQLIDYALECPNLKLFVNIATSSIYGLEATFTEDVAPKPASHYGVTKLAAEQMALQKSREQLFKACSLRLYSVIGPRERPEKMYTKLIELGIKGEAFPLYEGSDAHLRSFTYVGDIVDGIVSVIGKEDKVNGEVINLGTEVEHTTQDGIDAVAEVLGKPIAINVIAKRPGDQLRTKANIDKARLLLGYNPQTTLLEAVKAQVAWYKETFL; from the coding sequence ATGAAAATACTTGTTACGGGAGCCGCAGGTTTTATAGGGTCCCACACAGCAGAACGTTTAAGGTCCTTGGGACATGAGGTGATTGGTGTAGATAATTTCTGTCCTTATTATAGTGTGACTTCCAAGGAAAAAAATGCAGAAGTGCTTGCAAAAGTGGGTGTGTCTATTCTTAAAAAGGATCTTAGGGATGAAACACTTTCTGAGGTATTGCCAACTGATATAGACTATATTTTTCATTTTGCGGCACAACCTGGTATATCCACCACCTCGACCTTTGAAGATTATTTAAGCAATAACATTTTGGCTACCAAGCAGCTTATAGACTATGCTTTGGAATGTCCAAACCTTAAATTGTTTGTAAACATTGCAACGTCTTCGATTTATGGCTTAGAAGCTACTTTTACAGAAGATGTGGCGCCAAAACCAGCCTCTCATTATGGAGTGACTAAGTTGGCAGCAGAGCAGATGGCACTTCAAAAGAGTAGGGAACAATTGTTTAAAGCGTGCTCTTTGCGTTTGTATTCCGTGATAGGGCCAAGGGAGCGTCCAGAGAAAATGTATACCAAGTTAATTGAATTGGGAATTAAGGGGGAAGCATTTCCTTTATATGAAGGTAGTGATGCCCACTTGAGAAGTTTTACCTATGTAGGTGATATTGTTGACGGCATTGTAAGTGTGATTGGTAAGGAAGATAAGGTGAATGGTGAGGTTATCAATTTAGGAACTGAAGTTGAACACACAACTCAGGATGGTATTGATGCAGTAGCAGAGGTGTTAGGAAAGCCCATTGCTATTAATGTGATTGCTAAGAGGCCTGGTGATCAATTGCGTACTAAGGCCAATATCGACAAGGCACGTCTTTTATTGGGGTATAATCCACAAACAACTTTGTTAGAGGCCGTAAAGGCGCAAGTGGCATGGTATAAGGAAACCTTTCTTTGA
- a CDS encoding DUF2911 domain-containing protein, whose product MNRFFKWVLWVLLVIAVGLFLYSFFVENIFSKRLSPKDTIEFTLNDLDLKVQYNRPYKKGREIFGGLVPYDQVWRTGANEATTFETNKALYVKGIAIPKGIYTLWTIPRDSSWSVILNTKLYPWGVDAQMKPMREPQYDILEIDVPVESLDNTVEQFTIGFDNTTGNLDLTMAWDQTKIAVPISVKKDTLP is encoded by the coding sequence ATGAATAGATTTTTTAAATGGGTATTATGGGTACTGTTGGTGATTGCCGTTGGTCTGTTTTTGTACTCTTTTTTTGTTGAAAATATCTTCTCGAAACGTTTAAGTCCGAAGGACACTATAGAGTTTACATTAAACGATTTGGACCTAAAGGTGCAATACAACCGTCCCTACAAAAAGGGAAGAGAAATTTTTGGAGGTCTTGTGCCATATGACCAAGTATGGCGTACCGGTGCCAACGAGGCTACTACCTTTGAAACCAATAAAGCACTTTATGTTAAGGGAATTGCTATCCCCAAAGGAATTTATACTCTTTGGACCATCCCGAGGGACAGCTCTTGGAGCGTTATTCTCAACACAAAACTTTATCCATGGGGGGTCGATGCTCAAATGAAGCCCATGCGTGAGCCTCAATACGATATTCTAGAAATAGATGTCCCTGTGGAATCGCTTGACAATACTGTGGAGCAGTTTACGATTGGGTTTGATAATACTACGGGTAATTTGGATTTGACTATGGCTTGGGACCAAACTAAAATTGCAGTTCCTATTAGCGTTAAAAAGGATACGCTACCTTAA
- a CDS encoding RNA polymerase sigma factor, with the protein MFQIDLIEKCKQNNRAAQLQLYKQYCDGMFVVAMRFVKNSMEAEDIVQESFIKAFAKLHQYKAEVTFGAWLKRIVINKSIDLLKAKKQHLLQLEEVHLKVVDAPEDDNWLVEDSLGVEEVKEAIQKLPDRYKYVVMLYLMEGYDHQEISEILNITEVASRTQLSRGKNKLKELLIQRNNGTRY; encoded by the coding sequence ATGTTTCAAATTGATCTTATTGAGAAATGCAAGCAAAACAACCGTGCAGCGCAGTTGCAGTTGTACAAGCAGTACTGCGATGGCATGTTTGTGGTAGCCATGCGTTTTGTGAAGAACTCCATGGAAGCTGAAGATATCGTACAGGAGTCCTTTATTAAGGCCTTTGCCAAATTACACCAATATAAGGCGGAGGTAACGTTTGGAGCTTGGTTAAAACGTATTGTAATTAACAAGAGTATCGACCTTTTAAAAGCCAAAAAACAGCACTTGCTGCAATTGGAAGAGGTGCACCTCAAAGTGGTCGATGCTCCTGAAGATGACAACTGGTTAGTTGAAGACAGCCTTGGTGTAGAGGAGGTTAAGGAAGCCATTCAAAAATTACCGGATAGGTATAAATATGTGGTCATGTTGTATTTGATGGAAGGTTATGACCATCAAGAGATTTCTGAAATTTTAAACATTACCGAAGTGGCCTCTAGAACCCAGCTATCAAGGGGGAAGAATAAATTAAAGGAATTATTAATACAAAGGAACAATGGCACAAGATATTAG
- a CDS encoding peptidoglycan DD-metalloendopeptidase family protein produces MKPTEFTQLLINLSSFKPTVLDASISAELYVPLDLSKNNPLLETVDVSKSSNLEAFVHDHLEAHRAKVAFGGYLEERNIYQRSTHFKSQDVDLERSIHLGMDFWAEEGTGVCAPLDGHVHSFRNNTNFGDYGPTIILEHDVEAVKFYTLYGHLSLESLQPILVGMPIQKGEVFATLGSHLVNGDYPPHLHFQIIRDLQGNMGDYPGVCSKIEQGFYSKNCPDPNVLLQL; encoded by the coding sequence ATGAAACCTACTGAGTTTACTCAATTACTTATAAACTTAAGTTCTTTTAAGCCGACCGTTTTGGATGCTAGTATTTCTGCGGAACTTTATGTCCCGTTAGATCTTTCCAAAAACAATCCATTGCTTGAAACAGTTGATGTTTCAAAAAGTTCAAATCTAGAAGCATTTGTCCATGATCATTTAGAAGCTCATCGAGCTAAAGTTGCTTTTGGAGGTTATTTGGAAGAACGAAATATTTACCAAAGAAGTACACATTTTAAGTCTCAGGATGTCGATTTGGAACGCTCCATACATCTAGGCATGGATTTTTGGGCGGAAGAAGGGACGGGTGTTTGTGCTCCTTTAGATGGACATGTACACAGTTTTCGAAACAATACCAATTTTGGTGATTATGGTCCTACTATTATTTTGGAACATGATGTTGAGGCGGTGAAATTCTATACGTTGTACGGACATTTAAGTTTGGAATCTTTACAGCCCATACTTGTAGGAATGCCTATTCAAAAAGGGGAAGTGTTTGCAACATTAGGATCTCATCTTGTCAATGGCGATTACCCTCCTCATTTGCATTTTCAAATTATTAGGGATTTGCAAGGAAATATGGGCGATTACCCGGGTGTATGTAGTAAAATAGAACAAGGTTTCTATAGTAAGAATTGTCCCGATCCTAATGTTCTACTGCAGTTATAA
- a CDS encoding SMP-30/gluconolactonase/LRE family protein gives MVPKVKTLFHSCALMTLFLSVWSCNTKQHQKPTDMALKTQATLEYKIKAQLGEGAFWNHQTQELYWVDIDGKALHIYNPKTKSDRTIDTPSRIGTVVPINGNSAVVALEDGIYTLNTETQNYSLLSDVEANIPTNRFNDGKCDPSGRLWVGSMGLEQHRHDAKLYMIDHQGNALMKKDSVTISNGIVWTKDKHTMYYIDTPTAEIKAYDYDDKTAKISNERVVVKVPDSLGFPDGMTIDEEDKLWVGMWNGNAVIRFDPLTGKVLSKIQVPAHNVTSCAFGGENLDTLFITTSSQDMTTDEYGTYPLAGSIFMAVPGVKGVKSPFFKAEQNIITAVEH, from the coding sequence ATGGTTCCTAAAGTCAAGACCCTATTTCACTCTTGCGCCCTTATGACACTATTCCTAAGTGTGTGGAGCTGTAATACCAAACAGCATCAAAAGCCAACCGATATGGCTCTTAAAACCCAGGCAACCCTAGAATACAAAATCAAGGCCCAACTTGGAGAAGGCGCCTTTTGGAATCATCAAACCCAAGAATTATATTGGGTGGATATTGATGGTAAAGCCTTGCATATATACAATCCTAAAACAAAATCGGATCGCACCATAGATACGCCTTCAAGAATAGGTACAGTGGTCCCCATTAATGGCAATAGCGCTGTAGTGGCCCTTGAAGATGGCATCTACACTTTAAACACAGAAACTCAAAATTACTCCCTTCTATCGGATGTTGAGGCAAATATCCCAACCAATCGCTTCAACGATGGAAAATGCGACCCTTCTGGGCGACTTTGGGTGGGATCCATGGGTTTGGAACAACATCGTCATGACGCCAAACTTTATATGATTGATCACCAAGGAAACGCCCTTATGAAAAAGGATAGCGTTACTATTTCCAACGGCATTGTTTGGACCAAGGATAAACACACCATGTACTACATCGATACGCCTACGGCCGAAATCAAGGCCTACGACTACGATGATAAAACAGCTAAGATTTCAAATGAACGAGTTGTTGTAAAAGTTCCTGACTCACTTGGTTTTCCTGACGGTATGACTATTGATGAGGAAGACAAACTATGGGTTGGTATGTGGAATGGCAATGCCGTTATTAGGTTTGACCCGCTTACGGGCAAAGTCCTTTCTAAAATTCAGGTACCTGCTCATAACGTCACCTCTTGTGCCTTTGGAGGAGAGAATTTAGACACCTTATTTATCACCACATCTAGCCAAGACATGACCACCGATGAATATGGCACGTATCCTTTAGCTGGTTCTATTTTTATGGCAGTACCGGGTGTTAAAGGGGTGAAAAGTCCATTTTTTAAAGCCGAGCAAAACATTATAACTGCAGTAGAACATTAG
- the secA gene encoding preprotein translocase subunit SecA, translating into MSFLNSVLKVFVGDKSKQDVKAITPIVNKIKTFESALEQLSHDELRAKTAAFKAKIAEARQPLNEKMDALLKEAEATEDIDQREDIYVEIDGIKDEIYKVTETVLTDILPEAFAVVKETAKRFKDNTTISVTANAFDRELSGSKDYVVLEDDKAVWANSWDAAGKAITWDMVHYDVQLIGGIAMHQGKIAEMQTGEGKTLVATLPVYLNALAEKGVHLVTVNDYLAKRDSAWMAPLFEFHGMSVDCIDYHQPNSAARKKAYNADITYGTNNEFGFDYLRDNMAHSPDDLVQRPHHYAIVDEVDSVLIDDARTPLIISGPIPQGDRHEFTELKPKVDAIVATQRQFLTGVLAEAKKLITSGDTKEGGFQLLRVYRGMPKNKALIKFLSEEGIKMLLQKTENFYMQDNNREMPKIDAELYYVIDEKNNQVELTDKGVEYLSGNDDPNFFVMPEIGVEIAKIEAQNLSKEDEADAKEELFRDFGVKSERIHTLSQLLKAYALFEKDIQYVVMDNKVMIVDEQTGRIMEGRRYSDGLHQAIEAKENVKIEDATQTFATITLQNYFRMYRKLSGMTGTAVTEAGEFWEIYELDVVEIPTNRPIARDDREDLVYKTKREKYNAVIDEVTKLSQAGRPVLIGTTSVEISELLGKMLSIRKIPHNVLNAKLHKKEADIVAEAGQPGQVTIATNMAGRGTDIKLTEAVKAAGGLAIIGTERHDSRRVDRQLRGRSGRQGDPGSSQFYVSLEDNLMRLFGSERIAKMMDRMGLEEGEVIQHSMISKSIERAQKKVEENNFGIRKRLLEYDDVMNAQREVIYKRRHHALFGERLRVDLANMIYDTAETIAESNKGANDFKNFEFELIRYFSMSSPITEAEFGKQSVQEIAGKIYKAAFEHYREKMNRNAELAFPVIQNVFENQGDKFKRIVVPFTDGVKTLQVVTDLQKAYETNGKQLINDFEKNITLAIVDDSWKTHLRKMDELKQSVQLAVHEQKDPLLIYKFEAFELFKRMLDQVNKDVISFLFKGELPTETQSTIQEARAKRAEKLETTKEEIPNMDERAAQSRAAGNTQSQPEAVETVVRDKPKIGRNDKVTIKNVMSGENKTVKYKQAEPLLAKGDWVIIEG; encoded by the coding sequence ATGAGTTTTTTAAATTCAGTATTAAAAGTATTTGTTGGCGACAAATCCAAACAGGATGTCAAAGCAATTACGCCTATAGTCAATAAAATAAAGACCTTCGAAAGTGCCCTGGAACAACTCTCACATGATGAGTTACGTGCCAAAACAGCCGCCTTTAAGGCTAAAATTGCAGAGGCTAGACAGCCTTTGAACGAAAAAATGGACGCTTTATTAAAAGAGGCTGAAGCCACTGAAGATATCGACCAAAGAGAAGACATCTATGTAGAAATTGACGGTATCAAAGACGAAATCTACAAGGTTACCGAAACTGTTTTAACAGACATCCTTCCGGAAGCCTTCGCTGTAGTGAAGGAAACAGCAAAACGTTTTAAGGACAATACAACTATTTCAGTAACGGCTAACGCTTTCGACCGTGAACTATCAGGTTCTAAAGACTATGTGGTACTTGAAGACGATAAAGCTGTTTGGGCCAACTCATGGGATGCGGCTGGAAAAGCCATTACTTGGGACATGGTACACTATGATGTACAGTTGATAGGTGGTATTGCCATGCACCAAGGAAAAATTGCCGAAATGCAAACAGGGGAAGGTAAAACCTTAGTGGCTACCTTACCGGTATACCTTAACGCCCTTGCTGAAAAAGGGGTGCACTTGGTAACCGTGAACGACTATTTGGCAAAACGTGATAGCGCATGGATGGCACCGTTGTTTGAGTTCCATGGAATGAGTGTGGATTGTATCGACTACCACCAACCAAACTCTGCAGCTCGTAAAAAGGCCTACAATGCCGATATCACTTATGGTACCAACAACGAATTTGGTTTTGACTACCTCCGTGATAACATGGCACATTCCCCAGACGATTTGGTACAGCGCCCACACCACTATGCTATCGTGGATGAGGTGGACTCGGTATTGATTGACGACGCCCGTACACCATTGATCATTTCAGGACCAATTCCACAGGGAGACCGTCATGAATTCACCGAATTAAAACCTAAAGTAGATGCTATCGTAGCTACCCAACGTCAATTTTTGACTGGAGTGTTGGCGGAGGCAAAAAAATTGATCACCTCTGGAGATACTAAAGAAGGTGGTTTCCAATTATTGCGTGTATACCGCGGTATGCCAAAGAACAAGGCACTTATTAAGTTTTTGAGTGAAGAAGGAATCAAAATGTTGCTTCAGAAAACTGAAAACTTCTACATGCAGGACAACAACCGAGAAATGCCGAAAATTGATGCGGAGTTGTACTATGTCATTGATGAAAAAAACAATCAGGTAGAACTTACCGATAAAGGAGTAGAATATCTTTCAGGAAATGACGATCCTAATTTCTTCGTCATGCCGGAAATTGGTGTGGAAATTGCCAAGATCGAAGCTCAAAACCTTTCTAAAGAAGATGAAGCTGACGCAAAAGAAGAACTGTTTAGGGATTTTGGTGTGAAATCTGAGCGTATCCATACGCTTAGCCAATTGTTGAAAGCCTACGCCCTTTTTGAAAAAGATATTCAATATGTTGTTATGGACAACAAGGTCATGATTGTGGATGAGCAAACGGGACGTATCATGGAAGGTCGTCGTTATAGCGACGGATTGCACCAAGCTATCGAGGCCAAAGAAAATGTAAAAATTGAGGACGCGACCCAAACCTTTGCTACCATTACGCTTCAGAACTACTTTAGAATGTACCGCAAACTTTCGGGAATGACAGGTACAGCAGTAACCGAAGCTGGGGAGTTCTGGGAAATCTACGAATTGGATGTTGTGGAGATTCCAACCAACAGACCAATTGCCCGTGATGACCGCGAAGATTTAGTTTATAAAACCAAGCGTGAAAAATACAACGCTGTTATCGACGAAGTAACCAAACTATCACAAGCAGGACGTCCTGTATTGATTGGTACAACCTCGGTAGAAATCAGTGAGCTTTTAGGAAAAATGTTGAGCATTCGCAAAATCCCTCACAATGTATTGAACGCGAAACTTCATAAAAAAGAGGCCGACATTGTTGCTGAAGCAGGACAACCAGGTCAGGTAACCATCGCCACCAACATGGCCGGTCGTGGTACCGATATTAAATTAACCGAAGCCGTGAAAGCTGCGGGTGGTTTGGCCATTATTGGTACCGAACGTCACGATTCTCGTCGTGTGGACCGTCAGTTGCGTGGTCGTTCTGGACGTCAAGGAGATCCAGGTAGTTCACAGTTCTACGTATCGCTTGAAGACAACCTAATGCGTTTGTTCGGTAGTGAGCGTATTGCAAAAATGATGGACCGCATGGGCTTGGAAGAAGGAGAAGTAATTCAACACTCCATGATTTCCAAATCTATTGAGCGTGCACAGAAAAAAGTAGAAGAAAACAACTTTGGAATCCGTAAACGTTTATTGGAATACGATGATGTCATGAACGCCCAAAGGGAAGTCATCTATAAGCGTCGTCACCACGCCCTATTTGGAGAGCGTTTACGTGTGGATTTGGCCAACATGATTTATGATACAGCTGAAACCATTGCTGAATCCAACAAAGGAGCCAACGATTTTAAAAACTTCGAGTTTGAACTGATTCGTTATTTCTCCATGAGTTCTCCAATTACTGAGGCTGAATTCGGGAAACAATCGGTACAGGAAATCGCTGGTAAAATTTACAAAGCTGCCTTTGAGCACTACCGTGAAAAAATGAACCGAAATGCTGAATTGGCTTTCCCTGTAATTCAAAATGTATTTGAAAACCAAGGCGATAAATTCAAGCGTATCGTGGTACCATTTACCGACGGAGTAAAAACACTTCAAGTAGTAACAGACCTTCAAAAGGCCTACGAAACCAATGGTAAGCAATTGATCAATGACTTTGAAAAGAACATTACCTTGGCCATTGTGGATGATTCTTGGAAGACCCACTTGCGTAAAATGGACGAGTTGAAACAGTCTGTTCAGTTGGCAGTTCACGAACAAAAAGATCCGTTATTGATCTATAAATTTGAAGCCTTTGAATTGTTCAAGCGCATGTTGGATCAAGTGAACAAGGATGTAATTTCGTTCCTTTTCAAAGGGGAATTACCAACAGAAACACAAAGCACCATTCAGGAAGCTCGTGCCAAACGTGCCGAAAAATTAGAGACAACCAAAGAGGAAATCCCTAATATGGATGAGCGTGCTGCTCAAAGTCGTGCTGCCGGGAATACACAAAGCCAGCCTGAAGCTGTAGAAACTGTGGTAAGGGACAAACCCAAAATTGGACGCAACGATAAGGTTACCATCAAAAACGTTATGAGCGGTGAAAACAAAACCGTGAAATACAAACAAGCGGAACCTTTATTGGCCAAAGGTGATTGGGTAATCATTGAAGGATAA
- a CDS encoding DUF2795 domain-containing protein, producing MYWTLELASYLSDAPWPATKDELIDYAIRTGAPLEVVENLQAIEDEGDSYDSIEEIWSDYPTDEDYLWNEDEY from the coding sequence ATGTATTGGACCTTAGAACTCGCATCTTATTTAAGTGATGCTCCGTGGCCAGCCACTAAAGACGAATTAATAGATTACGCCATCCGTACTGGAGCGCCTTTGGAAGTAGTTGAAAACCTACAGGCGATTGAAGATGAAGGGGATTCGTACGATTCTATTGAGGAGATCTGGTCAGACTATCCAACAGACGAAGATTACCTCTGGAATGAGGACGAATACTAA